Below is a window of Fulvitalea axinellae DNA.
TACGCATAACGCGCTTTTCCTCGTAAAGTAACCGTAGTTTCCCCAAAGCCTTCTTTATGCTTAATCACCATGTTCCCTGACGGGCTTACCGTAACATTAACCAATTCAGAGTTTGTGTTGGATAGCAACTCGACTTTTACCTGGTCTCCATCGGCCAAATCTTGGAACAGAGCGTTTACCGAAATAACACGGTCTATCTCTGACACTTCACCTTCGATATTCTCCAATGCCCCCGCAATAGCAGGCGCGATATCAAATACCTCCGGGCTAACATTTACTCCAAGATCCTTATTACTCAAAAGAACAAATTGCCCAGGCCATAGATCTGTAGCAAACTGATTCCCGTTCAAGCTAACAGCCTCTCCTGTCAAGATATTTTTCCAGCCGTCCGTCGTTGGCAATGTCTTCGTCACTGATTTAATCGTAGTTCCAAAATTTCCGATCAAAACAGCGTGATCATCACCCGATTGGAAACGAATTTCCTTTACGGTTCCCGCAACATTTAATTCGGGATCAAGGTCAGAAAACAACTCGTCCTTCGACAACGCGATGATTGTCGCATAGCTGTCGTACAGCCTTTTTCTAGGCGCTTCCTTAAAGTAACCCCACTCCACAGGTTTTTCGCCAGTTCGTCCATTCAGGTCAATACTATGGCCATAGCCCAGTTCACCGAATTGCCAGATCATTTTTGGTCCAGTCGGCAGGAAATGAAAGGCTGTGAGCATTTTCATTCTGCTCAAAGCTGTATTCAGGTTCTTGATATTATAGGCCGATTCTTTTTTGCCATGAGTGATCGCGTCGTACATCAAACGTTCCTCGTCATGGCTTTCCATATACGAAATCAAGCCCGGCTTGCTCCAACCTCTCTTATTGAAGAATTGCCAGCCGATATCCGAGTTCTCGCCTTTGGAAAGGTTTCTATACGCTCCGTTCATATTTCCCCAAAGCATCATACCATAATCGGCCAATTCCGTTTCTTCCTTGTTATCCGCAAGGTGCTCCAAAATCACGTAAGCTTTTGGTGACTTTTCCCAAATCTTATCAGCCATTCGCTTGAGCAAATCGATTCTTGCTTGGTCATAAGCCCATCCGTCGCCAGGGGTATTGGTAAAGCCCTTTGTGAAATCGAAACGGAAACCGTCCACTTTATATTCCTCTATCCAATATCTGTTAACCGAATCGACGAAGGCCTGCGTGTATTTGCTTTCGTGATCGAAATCAACACCCCATTTGTAGGCTTGGTTCGGTGATTCGACATTGTACCAAGGGTTATCGGATGCCGGAGCGTTTGTGTCCTGGTTCTGGTATAATCTCAGCAATGGAGACGAATGGAAGCTGTGGTTTAGCACCAAATCCATAATAACCGCAATTCCCTTCTCGTGACAAGCGTCGATCAGTCTCTTGAGGTCATCTTTTGTTCCGTAATATTTGTCAGGAGCGAAATAGAAATTCGGATTATACCCCCAGCTGATATTTCCCTCAAATTCGCTGAAAGGCATAAAATGAATTGCGTTGACACCCATGTCTTTCAGATAATCCAAGGAATCGGCGACTGTTGAGTATTTATGGTCCGCCACCCAATCCCGAACCAAAACCTCGTATATAATAAGGTCTTCTTTTTCCGGTTTCTGGAAATTTTCGGCTTTCCACTCAAAAGGCTCTTGGCCTGTCTGCAATACCGAGGCCCTGAATTCCGTTTTCCCCTCCGGGTAATCGATTAGGTTTGGATAAATATCATCACCGATATATTTATCGTCCCGAGGGTCGCTTACTTTATCCGTAAACGGATCTGCTATTCGGATAGAACCGTCTACCAAATACTGAAACACGTACTCCTTTTTGGAAACAAGGCCGTCCAATGTTATCCAGAAACGCTCTCCGTCAGGAGTCTTGTTCATAAGGAAATCAGCGCTGACTTTCCAATCGTTAAAATCTCCGATAGCGTAAACAAATTTCTTCTTCGGGGCCAACAAGACCAATGTTGCTTTCGAGTTGTCCTCATGATAATTTACTCCTTCTCGTAGGCCCGAAGGCAATTCAGCTGTCGGCGACGAAGTTTCCAACACTACCGTAAACTTCCTTTCTACGGACTTGTCACCTTTTGTCGCTGTAAGGGCGAATTCCCCTACCACGAAATCTTCAGCCACAGTCAGGTCGAAATCAAAATTTTTCCCTGTAGACTCCGTGATCTTATTATTACTCAAAGACAAGGTCCAGGTCACACTCTCGTTGGCGGAAGCTTTTACCTTTAAAGATTCTCCTTTTTCCAAAAGATTAAACCCATTGCCTGAAGGCGAGAGCAAGTTCATGGAAAGCTCGCCAGCTTGGGCAACATCGAAAAGGAAATCTTGCGTTTTTCCGTCATCCCATGATCTGCCTTTCAATAAAAGACCGAGCTTTTTAAGTTCACCTTCCTTTCC
It encodes the following:
- a CDS encoding alpha-amylase family glycosyl hydrolase codes for the protein MKKSLLTILALLVSNIIVWGQTCTADPAVFTAFDKVTFTLDVSGNTQLENLNQAWIWAWDPSKKYGPTTNIDPATAEADAAKWTKKDGNIWEISFVPKEFLNVPDGKEGELKKLGLLLKGRSWDDGKTQDFLFDVAQAGELSMNLLSPSGNGFNLLEKGESLKVKASANESVTWTLSLSNNKITESTGKNFDFDLTVAEDFVVGEFALTATKGDKSVERKFTVVLETSSPTAELPSGLREGVNYHEDNSKATLVLLAPKKKFVYAIGDFNDWKVSADFLMNKTPDGERFWITLDGLVSKKEYVFQYLVDGSIRIADPFTDKVSDPRDDKYIGDDIYPNLIDYPEGKTEFRASVLQTGQEPFEWKAENFQKPEKEDLIIYEVLVRDWVADHKYSTVADSLDYLKDMGVNAIHFMPFSEFEGNISWGYNPNFYFAPDKYYGTKDDLKRLIDACHEKGIAVIMDLVLNHSFHSSPLLRLYQNQDTNAPASDNPWYNVESPNQAYKWGVDFDHESKYTQAFVDSVNRYWIEEYKVDGFRFDFTKGFTNTPGDGWAYDQARIDLLKRMADKIWEKSPKAYVILEHLADNKEETELADYGMMLWGNMNGAYRNLSKGENSDIGWQFFNKRGWSKPGLISYMESHDEERLMYDAITHGKKESAYNIKNLNTALSRMKMLTAFHFLPTGPKMIWQFGELGYGHSIDLNGRTGEKPVEWGYFKEAPRKRLYDSYATIIALSKDELFSDLDPELNVAGTVKEIRFQSGDDHAVLIGNFGTTIKSVTKTLPTTDGWKNILTGEAVSLNGNQFATDLWPGQFVLLSNKDLGVNVSPEVFDIAPAIAGALENIEGEVSEIDRVISVNALFQDLADGDQVKVELLSNTNSELVNVTVSPSGNMVIKHKEGFGETTVTLRGKARYAYTDREFKIKVNPTLTDVDDPEEAGISLYPIPVTDELRIDVPSNVEVKNVELLDANGKRLLTADFQDRLGKIKLGGFVTGIYYLRITTTDAVYTKRLLKK